A single window of Haliotis asinina isolate JCU_RB_2024 chromosome 5, JCU_Hal_asi_v2, whole genome shotgun sequence DNA harbors:
- the LOC137284465 gene encoding voltage-dependent calcium channel gamma-5 subunit-like: MRCNIHVLTSLTFVFGAITVGSLCLSVSTDCWLVTREHIKPFDEEGNIIKNASKFWLETWSGLWKYCVKNEYVEAAVCSPISYQVGNEGRENEAETTMTIIGAMRGSVPLPVTALILALIAAILNVMGSIHADVKTLVCAVFYVLAGLALAVGIILYISAINDEVGYRASSKKEAGGFEYAYGWSFFCAGISFMSSEVAAVISVTLYLRRNAKMEDMIRIIPGLEEKVDSDIMKEEGINNQTIIL; encoded by the exons ATGCGGTGTAACATACACGTGTTGACGTCTCTAACATTTGTATTTGGAGCTATCACTGTGGGGTCCCTGTGTCTGTCAGTGTCCACGGATTGTTGGCTTGTGACCAGAGAACATATCAAACCTTTcgatgaagaaggaaatataaTTAAAAATGCCTCTAAATTTTGGCTTGAGACATGGTCAGGATTATGGAAATATTGCGTAAAGAATGAATATG TGGAGGCTGCCGTCTGTTCCCCCATCAGCTACCAAGTCGGTAACGAAGGACGTGAAAACGAGGCTGAAACTACCATGACGATAATTG GAGCCATGCGGGGGTCGGTGCCTCTCCCTGTCACAGCGTTAATCTTGGCCTTAATAGCCGCTATCCTGAACGTCATGGGGAGTATCCACGCGGACGTCAAGACATTAGTGTGTGCTGTATTCTACGTCCTAGCGG GACTCGCTCTGGCCGTCGGGATAATACTTTACATTTCTGCAATAAACGACGAAGTCGGCTACAGAGCCAGTTCCAAGAAAGAGGCTGGGGGCTTCGAGTATGCCTACGGATGGTCGTTTTTCTGTGCAGGAATTTCATTTATGTCTTCCGAGGTAGCGGCTGTGATTTCTGTGACTTTATATCTCCGGCGCAATGCTAAGATGGAGGACATGATCCGAATTATTCCTGGATTAGAGGAAAAGGTGGATTCTGACATCATGAAAGAAGAAGGTATAAACAATCAAACTATAATCCTGTGA